One genomic window of Salvelinus alpinus chromosome 17, SLU_Salpinus.1, whole genome shotgun sequence includes the following:
- the LOC139542192 gene encoding histone lysine demethylase PHF8-like isoform X3 has translation MASVPVYCLCRLPYDVTRFMIECDICQDWFHGSCVGVEEDKAAEIDLYHCPNCQVTHGPSVSSAVRKRRGGTKQADAGGRETSGRPVKTGSPQFVRELRSRTFPSADEVLLKPSGAQLTVEFLEERSFSVPVMVLRRDGLGMNLPPGNFGVNDVEHYIGPDREIDVIDVSRQADLKMRLGDFVEYYNSPNRDRVLNVISLEFSETRLSNLVETPKIVRKLSWVENLWPEESVFERPNVQKYCLMGVKDSYTDFHIDFGGTSVWYHVLRGEKIFYLISPTPANLALFERWSSSSNQNEMFFGDQVDMCYKCSVKQGNTLFIPTGWIHAVLTPVDCVAFGGNFLHSLNIDMQLRAYEIEKRLSTADLFSFPNFETVCWYVGKHLLDTFRGLRENRRHPATYLVHGAKALNNAFRTWTRKESLTDHEVEIPETIKTQQLVKDLAKEIRLVEDIFQQGRPAAPFTSTQGFPSPLPKASPLAVSQSPGRPPGKKRGPKPKDVSPSPKKKGQKGLMKEAGELDLLEIHTKHTLKKCQSGNKKNKNKFELPLEEFQGKMSKSKLKLVLTNGKIQGKKGGRSGGSNSAGRAPHFQHHAMGGSALSDFESEDELQIDETPPPRRKAGGSSKKKLIGLPRKLPRAKPCSDPHRIREPGEVDFDIEEDYTTDEEETMTVHGVKGGAGGILDLLKASKQVAGLDSALSEEAPASPSTRDAIQGMLSMANPPSSSSSSSSSSSSPRSVSGGLSEGLVMVKEKGGRAVWVTGANKSRGGGASKEKTTFQRPGKRPVKRPARHLSDEDSPDEQETLGTCFKDAEYVYPSLESDEEDHANKAKMKRKKNWDDTPWSPKARVTPTLPKQERPVREGARVASVETGLAAAAAKLAQQVR, from the exons ATGGCGTCTGTTCCAGTGTACTGCCTGTGTCGCCTGCCCTACGATGTCACACGCTTTATGATCGAGTGTGACATATGTCAAGACTGGTTCCATGGAAG TTGTGTTGGAGTGGAGGAAGACAAAGCAGCAGAGATTGACCTGTACCACTGTCCCAACTGTCAGGTCACCCATGGGCCCTCTGTCA GTTCCGCAGTGAGGAAGCGGCGTGGAGGTACCAAGCAGGCTGATGCTGGAGGAAGAGAAACTTCTGGTCGACCGGTAAAGACAGGCAGCCCACAGTTTGTCAGGGAGCTACGAAGCAGAACCTTTCCAAG TGCTGATGAGGTATTGTTAAAGCCGTCGGGGGCCCAGCTGACAGTGGAGTTCCTGGAGGAGCGCTCGTTCAGTGTTCCTGTCATGGTCCTCAGGAGGGACGGCCTGGGCATGAACCTGCCCCCGGGGAACTTCGGAGTCAACGACGTAGAGCACTACATCG GTCCGGACAGGGAGATTGATGTGATTGACGTGTCTCGCCAAGCTGACCTGAAGATGCGCCTAGGAGACTTTGTGGAGTACTACAACAGCCCCAACAGAGACCGAGTCCTCAACGTCATCAGCCTAGAGTTCTCTGAGACCAG GCTGTCAAATTTGGTGGAGACTCCGAAGATAGTGAGGAAGCTGTCGTGGGTGGAGAACCTGTGGCCTGAGGAGTCCGTGTTTGAGCGGCCCAACGTCCAGAAATACTGCCTCATGGGGGTCAAGGACAGCTACACAGACTTCCACATCGACTTCGGAGGTACCTCTGTCTGGTACCATGTACTACGG GGTGAGAAGATCTTCTACCTGATCTCCCCCACGCCAGCCAACCTTGCCTTGTTTGAGCGCTGGAGCTCCTCGTCCAATCAGAACGAGATGTTCTTCGGGGACCAGGTGGACATGTGCTACAAGTGCTCTGTCAAACAGGGGAACACGCTCTTCATCCCAACAG gaTGGATCCATGCTGTACTGACTCCTGTGGACTGCGTGGCTTTCGGAGGGAATTTCCTACACAGTCTCAACATTGACATGCAGCTCCG AGCGTATGAAATAGAGAAGAGGTTGAGTACAGCCGACCTGTTCAGTTTCCCAAACTTTGAGACTGTGTGCTGGTATGTTGGCAAGCACCTGCTTGACACATTCAGAG GTCTGAGAGAGAACCGCAGACACCCTGCTACCTACCTGGTCCACGGAGCCAAAGCCCTCAACAACGCTTTCCGCACCTGGACACGCAAAGAG TCGCTGACTGACCACGAGGTGGAGATTCCAGAGACCATTAAGACTCAGCAGCTGGTCAAGGACCTGGCCAAGGAGATACGACTGGTGGAG GACATCTTCCAGCAAGGCCGTCCTGCGGCTCCTTTCACCTCTACACAGGGCTTCCCCTCGCCCCTCCCCAAAGCCTCCCCTCTAGCCGTCTCCCAGAGCCCTGGCCGCCCCCCGGGGAAGAAGAGAGGCCCCAAACCCAAGGATGTGTCCCCCAGCCCCAAAAAGAAGGGCCAAAAGGGCTTAATGAAAGAGGCAGGAGAGCTGGACCTCCTGGAGatccacaccaaacacacactgaAGAAATGCCAATCTGGTAACAAGAAAAACAAGAACAAG ttTGAGCTACCCTTGGAGGAGTTCCAGGGGAAAATGAGCAAGAGCAAACTGAAGCTGGTGCTGACCAACGGCAAAATACAGGG GAAGAAGGGTGGTCGTTCAGGTGGCAGTAACAGTGCCGGCCGTGCACCTCACTTCCAGCACCATGCTATGGGAGGGTCTGCCCTGTCAGACTTTGAGTCAGAGGACGAGCTACAGATTGACGAGACACCTCCTCCACGACGCAAGGCTGGGGGATCCAGCAAGAAGAAACTAATTG GTCTTCCTAGGAAGCTGCCGAGGGCTAAGCCATGCTCTGACCCACATCGCATCAGAGAACCAGGAGAGGTGGACTTTGACATTGAGGAGGACTACACCacagatgaggaggagaccatgacTGTCCATGGCGTGAAGGGTGGAGCAGGGGGAATCCTGGACCTGCTGAAAGCCAGCAAACAGGTGGCAGGGCTGGACTCTGCACTCAG tGAGGAAGCCCCAGCCTCTCCCAGCACGCGAGATGCCATCCAGGGCATGCTCTCTATGGCCAAccctccatcctcttcctcctcctcctcttcctcctcttcctcccctcggTCTGTCTCCGGAGGGCTTTCTGAGGGCCTGGTCATGGTCAAAGAGAAAGGAGGGCGGGCCGTGTGGGTGACAGGAGCCAATAAGAGCAGAGGGGGAGGAGCCTCCAAAGAGAAGACAACATTCCAACGCCCTGGGAAGCGGCCTGTCAAGCGGCCGGCCCGTCACCTTAGCGACGAGGACAGCCCAGACGAGCAGGAAACTCTGGGCACCTGTTTTAAAGATGCCGAGTATG tctaTCCCTCCCTAGAGTCTGATGAGGAGGACCATGCCAACAAGGCGAAGATGAAGAGGAAGAAAAACTGGGACGACACTCCTTGGAGCCCCAAAG CCCGGGTAACCCCCACCCTGCCAAAACAGGAGCGCCCAGTGAGGGAGGGGGCCAGAGTGGCATCTGTAGAGACTGGCCTTGCTGCAGCTGCTGCCAAACTGGCACAACAggtgagatga
- the LOC139542192 gene encoding histone lysine demethylase PHF8-like isoform X2 produces MASVPVYCLCRLPYDVTRFMIECDICQDWFHGSCVGVEEDKAAEIDLYHCPNCQVTHGPSVMRKRRGGTKQADAGGRETSGRPVKTGSPQFVRELRSRTFPSADEVLLKPSGAQLTVEFLEERSFSVPVMVLRRDGLGMNLPPGNFGVNDVEHYIGPDREIDVIDVSRQADLKMRLGDFVEYYNSPNRDRVLNVISLEFSETRLSNLVETPKIVRKLSWVENLWPEESVFERPNVQKYCLMGVKDSYTDFHIDFGGTSVWYHVLRGEKIFYLISPTPANLALFERWSSSSNQNEMFFGDQVDMCYKCSVKQGNTLFIPTGWIHAVLTPVDCVAFGGNFLHSLNIDMQLRAYEIEKRLSTADLFSFPNFETVCWYVGKHLLDTFRGLRENRRHPATYLVHGAKALNNAFRTWTRKESLTDHEVEIPETIKTQQLVKDLAKEIRLVEDIFQQGRPAAPFTSTQGFPSPLPKASPLAVSQSPGRPPGKKRGPKPKDVSPSPKKKGQKGLMKEAGELDLLEIHTKHTLKKCQSGNKKNKNKFELPLEEFQGKMSKSKLKLVLTNGKIQGKKGGRSGGSNSAGRAPHFQHHAMGGSALSDFESEDELQIDETPPPRRKAGGSSKKKLIGLPRKLPRAKPCSDPHRIREPGEVDFDIEEDYTTDEEETMTVHGVKGGAGGILDLLKASKQVAGLDSALSEEAPASPSTRDAIQGMLSMANPPSSSSSSSSSSSSPRSVSGGLSEGLVMVKEKGGRAVWVTGANKSRGGGASKEKTTFQRPGKRPVKRPARHLSDEDSPDEQETLGTCFKDAEYVYPSLESDEEDHANKAKMKRKKNWDDTPWSPKARVTPTLPKQERPVREGARVASVETGLAAAAAKLAQQEIQKPTKRKYTKKPRPVAPPQPPPQAEPSPPSPPLAPEPPTPDLSPEQRVECYSASLLDHEYTAGPGGPRGSAAMAPGVFLTSRRPSLSPQNSSTYSPSAASPAGLASPGSAGAGGGKRPKKGLATAKQRLGKILKIHRNGKLLL; encoded by the exons ATGGCGTCTGTTCCAGTGTACTGCCTGTGTCGCCTGCCCTACGATGTCACACGCTTTATGATCGAGTGTGACATATGTCAAGACTGGTTCCATGGAAG TTGTGTTGGAGTGGAGGAAGACAAAGCAGCAGAGATTGACCTGTACCACTGTCCCAACTGTCAGGTCACCCATGGGCCCTCTGTCA TGAGGAAGCGGCGTGGAGGTACCAAGCAGGCTGATGCTGGAGGAAGAGAAACTTCTGGTCGACCGGTAAAGACAGGCAGCCCACAGTTTGTCAGGGAGCTACGAAGCAGAACCTTTCCAAG TGCTGATGAGGTATTGTTAAAGCCGTCGGGGGCCCAGCTGACAGTGGAGTTCCTGGAGGAGCGCTCGTTCAGTGTTCCTGTCATGGTCCTCAGGAGGGACGGCCTGGGCATGAACCTGCCCCCGGGGAACTTCGGAGTCAACGACGTAGAGCACTACATCG GTCCGGACAGGGAGATTGATGTGATTGACGTGTCTCGCCAAGCTGACCTGAAGATGCGCCTAGGAGACTTTGTGGAGTACTACAACAGCCCCAACAGAGACCGAGTCCTCAACGTCATCAGCCTAGAGTTCTCTGAGACCAG GCTGTCAAATTTGGTGGAGACTCCGAAGATAGTGAGGAAGCTGTCGTGGGTGGAGAACCTGTGGCCTGAGGAGTCCGTGTTTGAGCGGCCCAACGTCCAGAAATACTGCCTCATGGGGGTCAAGGACAGCTACACAGACTTCCACATCGACTTCGGAGGTACCTCTGTCTGGTACCATGTACTACGG GGTGAGAAGATCTTCTACCTGATCTCCCCCACGCCAGCCAACCTTGCCTTGTTTGAGCGCTGGAGCTCCTCGTCCAATCAGAACGAGATGTTCTTCGGGGACCAGGTGGACATGTGCTACAAGTGCTCTGTCAAACAGGGGAACACGCTCTTCATCCCAACAG gaTGGATCCATGCTGTACTGACTCCTGTGGACTGCGTGGCTTTCGGAGGGAATTTCCTACACAGTCTCAACATTGACATGCAGCTCCG AGCGTATGAAATAGAGAAGAGGTTGAGTACAGCCGACCTGTTCAGTTTCCCAAACTTTGAGACTGTGTGCTGGTATGTTGGCAAGCACCTGCTTGACACATTCAGAG GTCTGAGAGAGAACCGCAGACACCCTGCTACCTACCTGGTCCACGGAGCCAAAGCCCTCAACAACGCTTTCCGCACCTGGACACGCAAAGAG TCGCTGACTGACCACGAGGTGGAGATTCCAGAGACCATTAAGACTCAGCAGCTGGTCAAGGACCTGGCCAAGGAGATACGACTGGTGGAG GACATCTTCCAGCAAGGCCGTCCTGCGGCTCCTTTCACCTCTACACAGGGCTTCCCCTCGCCCCTCCCCAAAGCCTCCCCTCTAGCCGTCTCCCAGAGCCCTGGCCGCCCCCCGGGGAAGAAGAGAGGCCCCAAACCCAAGGATGTGTCCCCCAGCCCCAAAAAGAAGGGCCAAAAGGGCTTAATGAAAGAGGCAGGAGAGCTGGACCTCCTGGAGatccacaccaaacacacactgaAGAAATGCCAATCTGGTAACAAGAAAAACAAGAACAAG ttTGAGCTACCCTTGGAGGAGTTCCAGGGGAAAATGAGCAAGAGCAAACTGAAGCTGGTGCTGACCAACGGCAAAATACAGGG GAAGAAGGGTGGTCGTTCAGGTGGCAGTAACAGTGCCGGCCGTGCACCTCACTTCCAGCACCATGCTATGGGAGGGTCTGCCCTGTCAGACTTTGAGTCAGAGGACGAGCTACAGATTGACGAGACACCTCCTCCACGACGCAAGGCTGGGGGATCCAGCAAGAAGAAACTAATTG GTCTTCCTAGGAAGCTGCCGAGGGCTAAGCCATGCTCTGACCCACATCGCATCAGAGAACCAGGAGAGGTGGACTTTGACATTGAGGAGGACTACACCacagatgaggaggagaccatgacTGTCCATGGCGTGAAGGGTGGAGCAGGGGGAATCCTGGACCTGCTGAAAGCCAGCAAACAGGTGGCAGGGCTGGACTCTGCACTCAG tGAGGAAGCCCCAGCCTCTCCCAGCACGCGAGATGCCATCCAGGGCATGCTCTCTATGGCCAAccctccatcctcttcctcctcctcctcttcctcctcttcctcccctcggTCTGTCTCCGGAGGGCTTTCTGAGGGCCTGGTCATGGTCAAAGAGAAAGGAGGGCGGGCCGTGTGGGTGACAGGAGCCAATAAGAGCAGAGGGGGAGGAGCCTCCAAAGAGAAGACAACATTCCAACGCCCTGGGAAGCGGCCTGTCAAGCGGCCGGCCCGTCACCTTAGCGACGAGGACAGCCCAGACGAGCAGGAAACTCTGGGCACCTGTTTTAAAGATGCCGAGTATG tctaTCCCTCCCTAGAGTCTGATGAGGAGGACCATGCCAACAAGGCGAAGATGAAGAGGAAGAAAAACTGGGACGACACTCCTTGGAGCCCCAAAG CCCGGGTAACCCCCACCCTGCCAAAACAGGAGCGCCCAGTGAGGGAGGGGGCCAGAGTGGCATCTGTAGAGACTGGCCTTGCTGCAGCTGCTGCCAAACTGGCACAACAg GAGATCCAGAAACCCACCAAGAGGAAGTACACCAAAAAGCCCCGCCCCGTTGCCCCACCACAGCCACCTCCTCAGGCTGAGccgtcccctccctccccccctctagcCCCGGAGCCTCCCACCCCTGACTTAAGCCCTGAGCAGAGGGTGGAGTGCTACTCTGCCAGCCTACTGGACCATGAGTACACGGCGGGCCCTGGGGGCCCCAGAGGGAGTGCGGCTATGGCTCCTGGGGTGTTCCTCACCTCCAGAcgaccctccctctccccccagaACAGCAGCACTTACTCCCCCTCTGCAGCCTCCCCCGCTGGGCTAGCTAGCCCCGGCAGCGCTGGAGCTGGTGGAG GGAAACGTCCAAAGAAAGGACTTGCAACAGCAAAACAGAGACTAGGAAAGATTCTGAAAATACACCGCAATGGAAAGCTTCTCCTGTGA
- the LOC139542192 gene encoding histone lysine demethylase PHF8-like isoform X1 yields the protein MASVPVYCLCRLPYDVTRFMIECDICQDWFHGSCVGVEEDKAAEIDLYHCPNCQVTHGPSVSSAVRKRRGGTKQADAGGRETSGRPVKTGSPQFVRELRSRTFPSADEVLLKPSGAQLTVEFLEERSFSVPVMVLRRDGLGMNLPPGNFGVNDVEHYIGPDREIDVIDVSRQADLKMRLGDFVEYYNSPNRDRVLNVISLEFSETRLSNLVETPKIVRKLSWVENLWPEESVFERPNVQKYCLMGVKDSYTDFHIDFGGTSVWYHVLRGEKIFYLISPTPANLALFERWSSSSNQNEMFFGDQVDMCYKCSVKQGNTLFIPTGWIHAVLTPVDCVAFGGNFLHSLNIDMQLRAYEIEKRLSTADLFSFPNFETVCWYVGKHLLDTFRGLRENRRHPATYLVHGAKALNNAFRTWTRKESLTDHEVEIPETIKTQQLVKDLAKEIRLVEDIFQQGRPAAPFTSTQGFPSPLPKASPLAVSQSPGRPPGKKRGPKPKDVSPSPKKKGQKGLMKEAGELDLLEIHTKHTLKKCQSGNKKNKNKFELPLEEFQGKMSKSKLKLVLTNGKIQGKKGGRSGGSNSAGRAPHFQHHAMGGSALSDFESEDELQIDETPPPRRKAGGSSKKKLIGLPRKLPRAKPCSDPHRIREPGEVDFDIEEDYTTDEEETMTVHGVKGGAGGILDLLKASKQVAGLDSALSEEAPASPSTRDAIQGMLSMANPPSSSSSSSSSSSSPRSVSGGLSEGLVMVKEKGGRAVWVTGANKSRGGGASKEKTTFQRPGKRPVKRPARHLSDEDSPDEQETLGTCFKDAEYVYPSLESDEEDHANKAKMKRKKNWDDTPWSPKARVTPTLPKQERPVREGARVASVETGLAAAAAKLAQQEIQKPTKRKYTKKPRPVAPPQPPPQAEPSPPSPPLAPEPPTPDLSPEQRVECYSASLLDHEYTAGPGGPRGSAAMAPGVFLTSRRPSLSPQNSSTYSPSAASPAGLASPGSAGAGGGKRPKKGLATAKQRLGKILKIHRNGKLLL from the exons ATGGCGTCTGTTCCAGTGTACTGCCTGTGTCGCCTGCCCTACGATGTCACACGCTTTATGATCGAGTGTGACATATGTCAAGACTGGTTCCATGGAAG TTGTGTTGGAGTGGAGGAAGACAAAGCAGCAGAGATTGACCTGTACCACTGTCCCAACTGTCAGGTCACCCATGGGCCCTCTGTCA GTTCCGCAGTGAGGAAGCGGCGTGGAGGTACCAAGCAGGCTGATGCTGGAGGAAGAGAAACTTCTGGTCGACCGGTAAAGACAGGCAGCCCACAGTTTGTCAGGGAGCTACGAAGCAGAACCTTTCCAAG TGCTGATGAGGTATTGTTAAAGCCGTCGGGGGCCCAGCTGACAGTGGAGTTCCTGGAGGAGCGCTCGTTCAGTGTTCCTGTCATGGTCCTCAGGAGGGACGGCCTGGGCATGAACCTGCCCCCGGGGAACTTCGGAGTCAACGACGTAGAGCACTACATCG GTCCGGACAGGGAGATTGATGTGATTGACGTGTCTCGCCAAGCTGACCTGAAGATGCGCCTAGGAGACTTTGTGGAGTACTACAACAGCCCCAACAGAGACCGAGTCCTCAACGTCATCAGCCTAGAGTTCTCTGAGACCAG GCTGTCAAATTTGGTGGAGACTCCGAAGATAGTGAGGAAGCTGTCGTGGGTGGAGAACCTGTGGCCTGAGGAGTCCGTGTTTGAGCGGCCCAACGTCCAGAAATACTGCCTCATGGGGGTCAAGGACAGCTACACAGACTTCCACATCGACTTCGGAGGTACCTCTGTCTGGTACCATGTACTACGG GGTGAGAAGATCTTCTACCTGATCTCCCCCACGCCAGCCAACCTTGCCTTGTTTGAGCGCTGGAGCTCCTCGTCCAATCAGAACGAGATGTTCTTCGGGGACCAGGTGGACATGTGCTACAAGTGCTCTGTCAAACAGGGGAACACGCTCTTCATCCCAACAG gaTGGATCCATGCTGTACTGACTCCTGTGGACTGCGTGGCTTTCGGAGGGAATTTCCTACACAGTCTCAACATTGACATGCAGCTCCG AGCGTATGAAATAGAGAAGAGGTTGAGTACAGCCGACCTGTTCAGTTTCCCAAACTTTGAGACTGTGTGCTGGTATGTTGGCAAGCACCTGCTTGACACATTCAGAG GTCTGAGAGAGAACCGCAGACACCCTGCTACCTACCTGGTCCACGGAGCCAAAGCCCTCAACAACGCTTTCCGCACCTGGACACGCAAAGAG TCGCTGACTGACCACGAGGTGGAGATTCCAGAGACCATTAAGACTCAGCAGCTGGTCAAGGACCTGGCCAAGGAGATACGACTGGTGGAG GACATCTTCCAGCAAGGCCGTCCTGCGGCTCCTTTCACCTCTACACAGGGCTTCCCCTCGCCCCTCCCCAAAGCCTCCCCTCTAGCCGTCTCCCAGAGCCCTGGCCGCCCCCCGGGGAAGAAGAGAGGCCCCAAACCCAAGGATGTGTCCCCCAGCCCCAAAAAGAAGGGCCAAAAGGGCTTAATGAAAGAGGCAGGAGAGCTGGACCTCCTGGAGatccacaccaaacacacactgaAGAAATGCCAATCTGGTAACAAGAAAAACAAGAACAAG ttTGAGCTACCCTTGGAGGAGTTCCAGGGGAAAATGAGCAAGAGCAAACTGAAGCTGGTGCTGACCAACGGCAAAATACAGGG GAAGAAGGGTGGTCGTTCAGGTGGCAGTAACAGTGCCGGCCGTGCACCTCACTTCCAGCACCATGCTATGGGAGGGTCTGCCCTGTCAGACTTTGAGTCAGAGGACGAGCTACAGATTGACGAGACACCTCCTCCACGACGCAAGGCTGGGGGATCCAGCAAGAAGAAACTAATTG GTCTTCCTAGGAAGCTGCCGAGGGCTAAGCCATGCTCTGACCCACATCGCATCAGAGAACCAGGAGAGGTGGACTTTGACATTGAGGAGGACTACACCacagatgaggaggagaccatgacTGTCCATGGCGTGAAGGGTGGAGCAGGGGGAATCCTGGACCTGCTGAAAGCCAGCAAACAGGTGGCAGGGCTGGACTCTGCACTCAG tGAGGAAGCCCCAGCCTCTCCCAGCACGCGAGATGCCATCCAGGGCATGCTCTCTATGGCCAAccctccatcctcttcctcctcctcctcttcctcctcttcctcccctcggTCTGTCTCCGGAGGGCTTTCTGAGGGCCTGGTCATGGTCAAAGAGAAAGGAGGGCGGGCCGTGTGGGTGACAGGAGCCAATAAGAGCAGAGGGGGAGGAGCCTCCAAAGAGAAGACAACATTCCAACGCCCTGGGAAGCGGCCTGTCAAGCGGCCGGCCCGTCACCTTAGCGACGAGGACAGCCCAGACGAGCAGGAAACTCTGGGCACCTGTTTTAAAGATGCCGAGTATG tctaTCCCTCCCTAGAGTCTGATGAGGAGGACCATGCCAACAAGGCGAAGATGAAGAGGAAGAAAAACTGGGACGACACTCCTTGGAGCCCCAAAG CCCGGGTAACCCCCACCCTGCCAAAACAGGAGCGCCCAGTGAGGGAGGGGGCCAGAGTGGCATCTGTAGAGACTGGCCTTGCTGCAGCTGCTGCCAAACTGGCACAACAg GAGATCCAGAAACCCACCAAGAGGAAGTACACCAAAAAGCCCCGCCCCGTTGCCCCACCACAGCCACCTCCTCAGGCTGAGccgtcccctccctccccccctctagcCCCGGAGCCTCCCACCCCTGACTTAAGCCCTGAGCAGAGGGTGGAGTGCTACTCTGCCAGCCTACTGGACCATGAGTACACGGCGGGCCCTGGGGGCCCCAGAGGGAGTGCGGCTATGGCTCCTGGGGTGTTCCTCACCTCCAGAcgaccctccctctccccccagaACAGCAGCACTTACTCCCCCTCTGCAGCCTCCCCCGCTGGGCTAGCTAGCCCCGGCAGCGCTGGAGCTGGTGGAG GGAAACGTCCAAAGAAAGGACTTGCAACAGCAAAACAGAGACTAGGAAAGATTCTGAAAATACACCGCAATGGAAAGCTTCTCCTGTGA